In one Clostridiaceae bacterium genomic region, the following are encoded:
- a CDS encoding amino acid ABC transporter permease, whose product MNEFSVIISRLSESFILNCKLFALTLLFSLPLGMIIAFGSMSRFYPLRWLVRTFVWVIRGTPLMLQLIVMYFGPGLLNMSFSWPSGGSGRFVAAVVAFVINYACYFSEIYRGGIESVPIGQYEAGLVLGMTKSQIFFNVTLLQVVKRILPPIGNEVITLVKDTALARIIANKEIIMMAGEYSNRGLIWPLFATGIYFLVFVGVLTILLDWMEKKLDYFRV is encoded by the coding sequence ATGAATGAATTTTCTGTAATTATTAGTCGGTTGTCGGAGAGCTTTATACTTAATTGCAAGCTCTTTGCATTGACACTTTTGTTTTCACTGCCATTGGGAATGATAATTGCTTTTGGTTCCATGAGCCGCTTCTACCCTCTCCGGTGGCTGGTGCGCACTTTTGTCTGGGTAATCCGTGGAACACCGTTGATGCTGCAGCTTATCGTAATGTATTTTGGCCCTGGTTTATTGAATATGTCTTTTTCCTGGCCAAGTGGCGGATCAGGACGATTTGTTGCTGCAGTTGTTGCATTTGTAATAAATTATGCCTGCTATTTTTCGGAGATATACCGGGGAGGTATTGAGAGCGTTCCGATAGGTCAATATGAAGCGGGCTTGGTTCTGGGTATGACAAAGAGTCAGATCTTTTTTAATGTAACGCTGCTCCAGGTAGTGAAGCGTATTCTGCCTCCAATTGGAAATGAAGTGATTACCCTGGTAAAGGATACCGCTCTTGCCCGTATCATTGCAAATAAAGAGATTATTATGATGGCTGGAGAATATAGTAACAGAGGACTTATTTGGCCCCTCTTTGCCACAGGGATTTATTTTCTTGTATTTGTGGGAGTGTTAACTATACTGCTTGACTGGATGGAAAAGAAACTGGATTATTTCCGTGTGTGA